From a single Raphanus sativus cultivar WK10039 chromosome 3, ASM80110v3, whole genome shotgun sequence genomic region:
- the LOC108847800 gene encoding calmodulin-interacting protein 111, with amino-acid sequence MEQKSVLLSALGVGVGLGIGLASGQSLGRWANGPGSVEDDLTGEQIEQELVRQIIDGRESTVTFDEFPYFLSERTRVLLTSSAYVHLKEFDISKHTRNLAPASKAILLSGPAEFYQQMLAKALSHYCESKLLLLDITDFSIKIQSKYGCTKKEPFHKRSISELTLDKVSSLMGSFSMLSQREVDPRGTLRRHTSGNDLKSRSIETSTNRPPKHKRNASAAPAISSTSSVSGCNKRSTNLCFDEKLFLQSLYNVLVSVSATTPIIVYLRDVEKLLESERFYKLFQRLLSKLSGPVLILGSRVVEPEDDCQEVSERTSSLFPYNIEIRPPEDESQLVSWKTRLEDDMKMIQFQDNKNHIAEVLAANDIECDDLASICHADTMCLSNHIDEVVVSAITYHLIHTKEPEYRNGKLVISSKSLSHGLSIFQEGGSRSFELDTNTDSKRKGGEVSSKSESKPESSAPENKNELEKSLPSNKNDNPSPPKAPEVVPDNEFEKRIRPEVIPANEIGVTFADIGSLDETKDSLQELVMLPLRRPDLFKGGLLKPCRGILLFGPPGTGKTMLAKAIANEAGASFINVSMSTITSKWFGEDEKNVRALFTLAAKVSPTIIFVDEVDSMLGQRTRVGEHEAMRKIKNEFMTHWDGLMTKPGERILVLAATNRPFDLDEAIIRRFERRIMVGLPSIESREKILRTLLSKEKTDDLDFHALGQMTEGYSGSDLKNLCITAAYRPVRELIQQERLKDQERKKREEAGKGTEETKDEEEAAEEREILLRPLNMEDMRKAKNQVGASFASEGSGMNELKQWNDLYGEGGSRKKEQLTYFL; translated from the exons ATGGAGCAGAAGAGCGTGTTGCTGTCAGCTTTAGGTGTTGGAGTTGGATTAGGGATTGGGTTGGCATCTGGTCAGAGTTTGGGTAGATGGGCGAACGGGCCGGGTTCTGTAGAAGATGATCTCACAGGAGAACAGATTGAGCAAGAGTTGGTGAGACAGATTATTGATGGAAGAGAGAGTACTGTCACCTTCGATGAGTTTCCGTATTTCTTAAG CGAGAGGACTAGAGTGTTATTGACAAGTTCAGCTTATGTTCATCTAAAAGAGTTTGATATCTCGAAGCACACTCGGAATCTTGCACCTGCAAGTAAAGCCATTCTTCTCTCTGGTCCTGCTGAATTCTACCAGCAAATGCTTGCAAAAGCTTTGTCTCATTACTGTGAATCAAAGCTACTGCTGTTAGATATAACTGACTTTTCTATTAAG ATACAAAGTAAATATGGATGCACCAAGAAGGAACCT TTTCACAAGAGGTCTATTTCTGAGTTAACATTAGACAAAGTGTCGAGTTTAATGGGTTCCTTCTCTATGCTCTCTCAACGCGAAGTTGATCCAAGAG GGACATTGCGTCGACACACCAGTGGTAATGATCTTAAATCAAG GAGTATAGAGACCTCAACAAACCGTCCTCCGAAACACAAGAGAAATGCTTCTGCTGCTCCTGCCATCAGTAGCACATCCTCTGTTTCAG GTTGTAACAAACGCAGCACAAATCTATGTTTCGACGAGAAGCTTTTCCTGCAATCACTTTACAAT GTTTTGGTCTCTGTGTCAGCAACAACTCCGATAATAGTATACCTCAGGGACGTTGAGAAGCTTCTTGAGTCAGAAAGATTCTACAAGCTGTTCCAGAGGCTCTTGAGCAAGCTCTCTGGTCCAGTCTTGATTCTTGGCTCAAGAGTAGTAGAACCAGAAGATGATTGCCAAGAAGTAAGTGAAAGGACTTCCTCTCTGTTTCCTTACAACATCGAGATCAGACCACCGGAGGATGAGTCTCAGCTCGTGAGCTGGAAAACTCGTTTAGAAGATGACATGAAGATGATTCAGTTCCAAGACAACAAGAACCACATCGCAGAGGTTCTCGCTGCTAACGACATCGAATGCGATGACTTGGCTTCCATATGCCATGCAGATACAATGTGTTTGAGTAACCACATTGATGAAGTTGTGGTTTCTGCTATCACTTATCATTTGATACACACCAAAGAACCTGAGTACAGAAATGGAAAGCTTGTTATATCTTCCAAAAG CTTGTCTCATGGACTGAGTATATTCCAAGAAGGTGGAAGCAGATCATTTGAGCTAGACACAAACACTGACTCTAAGAGAAAAGGAGGAGAAGTGAGTTCAAAGAGCGAGTCCAAACCTGAATCATCTGCTCCTGAAAACAAAAACGAGTTGGAAAAATCTCTTCCTTCAAACAAGAATGACAATCCATCACCTCCAAAAGCGCCTGAGGTTGTTCCTGACAATGAGTTCGAGAAGCGTATAAGACCAGAGGTTATACCAGCAAACGAGATCGGTGTGACGTTTGCGGATATTGGTTCTTTAGACGAAACAAAAGATTCACTTCAAGAGCTTGTAATGCTTCCACTAAGAAGACCTGATCTCTTCAAAGGCGGTCTTCTCAAGCCATGTAGAGGGATTCTTCTGTTCGGTCCTCCTGGTACTGGCAAAACAATGCTTGCTAAAGCCATTGCAAATGAAGCTGGAGCTAGTTTCATCAATGTCTCAATGTCTACAATCACTTCTAAATGGTTTGGGGAAGATGAGAAGAACGTGAGAGCTCTGTTTACTTTAGCAGCTAAAGTATCTCCAACGATCATATTTGTGGATGAAGTGGATAGTATGTTGGGGCAAAGGACAAGAGTTGGAGAGCATGAAGCTATGAGGAAGATCAAGAATGAGTTTATGACGCATTGGGATGGGCTTATGACAAAACCTGGTGAAAGGATTTTGGTTCTTGCAGCCACAAACAGACCCTTTGATCTTGATGAAGCTATCATTAGGAGGTTTGAGAGGAG AATAATGGTGGGACTTCCTTCAATTGAGAGCAGAGAGAAGATCTTGAGAACTTTGTTGTCAAAAGAGAAGACAGATGATCTTGATTTTCATGCGCTTGGACAGATGACAGAAGGCTACAGTGGAAGTGATCTCAAG AACTTATGCATAACAGCTGCTTACAGACCTGTTAGAGAGCTAATTCAACAGGAGAGATTGAAAGATCAG GAGaggaaaaagagagaagaagcgGGAAAAGGCacagaagaaacaaaagatgaagaagaagctgcagaagagagagagattcttTTGAGACCTTTGAACATGGAAGACATGAGAAAAGCTAAAAACCAG GTGGGGGCAAGTTTTGCATCAGAAGGATCTGGAATGAATGAGCTTAAACAGTGGAATGATTTGTACGGAGAAGGAGGCTCGAGGAAAAAGGAACAGCTCACTTACTTCCTCTGA